In Dromaius novaehollandiae isolate bDroNov1 chromosome 3, bDroNov1.hap1, whole genome shotgun sequence, the following are encoded in one genomic region:
- the BANF2 gene encoding barrier-to-autointegration factor-like protein: MASRSQKFKDFVSEPMGNKTVTEVDGIDENLGSKLAAEGFDKVTSFFPSQPLPALPTDLIKNITFLWHPFFSPFGHRRAPTVEFPLKSGGQLLQTAYILLGHFLLLKKDALIFQQWLKGTFGASSRQALQCATCLTEWCYTIL; encoded by the exons ATGGCAAGCAGAAGCCAAAAGTTTAAAGACTTTGTCTCTGAGCCCATGGGAAATAAGACTGTTACAGAAGTAGACGGCATTGATGAGAACCTTGGATCTAAACTAGCTGCAGAAGGTTTTGACAAGGtaacctctttctttccttcccaaccACTGCCTGCTTTACCCACTGACCTCATCAAGAACATTACATTCTTGTGGCatcctttcttctccccttttgGCCATAGAAGGGCTCCCACTGTGGAATTCCCCCTGAAATCTGGTGGCCAATTGCTCCAGACT GCGTACATCCTGCTAGGCCATTTCCTCCTCCTGAAAAAGGATGCTTTGATTTTCCAGCAGTGGTTGAAAGGTACTTTCGGTGCCAGTTCAAGGCAGGCTCTGCAGTGTGCCACTTGCCTAACAGAATGGTGTTACACCATCCTGTAA